A DNA window from Halococcus saccharolyticus DSM 5350 contains the following coding sequences:
- a CDS encoding fluoride efflux transporter FluC, producing the protein MVNPAYLVGAGATIGALLRYGTNQYVSGFIGSRTFPYGTFVVNVVGTFVLALITFLGASDAVLYAVGTGACGSYTTFSSFSVDTIRLWEDGNRFLSGWYTTMNLLGALLVVGLADGLVNIIS; encoded by the coding sequence ATGGTGAATCCAGCCTACCTTGTCGGCGCGGGTGCAACTATTGGGGCACTCCTCCGGTATGGTACTAATCAGTACGTGAGTGGCTTCATCGGTAGTCGGACGTTTCCGTACGGGACGTTCGTTGTAAATGTTGTCGGAACCTTTGTTCTCGCGCTCATCACGTTTCTAGGAGCGAGCGATGCTGTCCTTTACGCCGTCGGGACGGGTGCCTGCGGTTCGTATACGACGTTTTCTTCGTTTTCCGTGGATACGATTCGACTCTGGGAAGACGGTAACCGCTTCCTTTCGGGCTGGTACACTACCATGAATTTACTCGGGGCACTCCTCGTAGTTGGATTGGCAGACGGATTAGTGAATATCATAAGTTAA
- a CDS encoding fluoride efflux transporter FluC, with protein MSQTTEERLRALEIVLLIAIGGFAGASFRNFLALVIPGLGGTFAANALGCLALGFLSYEAELVGVLKEETGYVASTGFLSSLTTYSTFALETIQAAPVISILNVVTNYGVGFAAVLAGRAAAKSIEAD; from the coding sequence ATGAGCCAGACAACAGAGGAAAGACTTCGAGCACTGGAAATAGTTCTCCTTATCGCCATTGGTGGATTCGCCGGCGCGAGCTTCAGAAATTTCCTTGCTCTCGTGATTCCAGGACTTGGGGGAACTTTCGCGGCGAACGCTCTGGGATGTCTAGCCCTTGGATTTCTTTCCTACGAGGCTGAACTTGTCGGTGTACTCAAGGAAGAAACTGGCTACGTCGCTTCAACCGGTTTTCTTTCTTCGCTCACTACGTATAGCACATTTGCGCTAGAGACGATACAGGCAGCACCGGTAATCAGTATTCTAAATGTTGTCACAAATTATGGCGTCGGCTTCGCAGCCGTCCTTGCAGGACGAGCCGCTGCAAAATCCATAGAGGCAGATTGA